AAGATCTCTCCCCAGAAGAACAGGCGATTTTGACAGCCTATAAGGCAGAGTATCCCCCCGATGAGTTAGCCCGTCGTTTAGGGCTCAAGAGTCGACAAATTCAGGCTCAGTGGGTGCAGCTTTACCTACGTGCCCAGGAGTTGCGCACCCAGACAGAGGGATAGCGGTTTTTCCCATAGCTGTGATGATTAACGACTGACCCTAAAGGGCCATCGTTTGGGGCCCATCAGCACGCCATAACGGGGGCTAAATAAAAACGCTAAGGCAAACAACGTCGATACCACCATCACAATGGCCGGACCGGAGGGCAGGTTGAGGTAATAGCTCAAATACATGCCGCTGACGCTCGAAAATACCCCGACCCCTGCGCCCAGCAGCATTACCTGGTGCAGACGGGGTACCAGAAGGTAGGCCGTAGCTCCTGGCGCAATCAGTAGTGACAGCACCAGAATCACCCCTACCACCTTCATGCTGGCCACAACAGTGAGGGCAATCAGCACCATTAGCCCGGCGTGGAGCAGCCCAGTGGGCAGACCGCTGGCCTTGGCTCCGAGGGGATCAAAGCTATAGAACAGTAGCTCTTTGTAGAGCAGAACCACGACTAGGAGTACTAAGGCGGCAATAATGGCCGTATCGCGCACTTCCCCGGCCGTTACGCCCAGAATATTGCCAAACAGAAAGTGGTTGAGGTCGATCTTATTGTCTTTTTGGATAGTGGTGATTAACGTTATGCCCAGAGCAAAAAAGGCCGAGAAGACAAGACCCATAGCGGCGTCTTCTTTGATGGGCGATCGCGTGTGAATCCAGCCAATTATCACGGTGCTCAACACTCCAGCAATGAAGGCACCGATAAAAATATTGACGCCTAGCAAGAATGCGATCGCCAGCCCCGGCAGCACCGAGTGGCTAATGGCATCGCCCAGCAGAGCCAGGCGCTGCACCATCAGGTAGCTGCCCACTACTGAGCAGATGATCCCCACCATAATTGCCACCGCTAGGGATCGCTGCATAAAGGCGTACTGCAATGGCTCAGTCAGCCCGTTCAGCAGTGCCAGATCAGGCGACATGGCCAAAGAAGCCCACATGGCCGCCATAGGCACGGGTCATATTGTCGCGGGTGAGCACCCAGTCGCGGGGGCCAGTGGCAATCAGTTCTTTGTTGAGAAGAATGAGCTGGTCAAAGTTCATAATCGACTCGCCCAGGTCGTGGTTGACGACTAGAACGATTTTGCCTGCAGCGGCTAGCTCGCGGAAAATCTTGTAAATCACATCCTCAGTCTTTTGATCAACCCCGACGAAGGGCTCGTCAAAACAAAAGATGTCAGCTTCCTGGGCCAGGGCGCGGGCCAAAAACACCCGCTGCTGCTGCCCGCCGGAGAGGGCTCCAATGGAGCGATCGCAAAACTCAGCCATTCCCACCCGTTCTAGGGCTTCTTTGGCAATCTGGCGGCTGGTTGCTGAAAACCGATTGAACCAGCCAGTTTTTTGCACCCGGCCCATCATCACTACGTCCCAAACAGTGGCGGGAAACGTCCAGTCGATCTGCGATCGCTGGGGCACGTAGGCCACCCGCTCAAGCTGGTGGGCCAAGGTGTCCTCGCCATAGGTGACGCGTCCAGTAACCAATGGCATCAGCCCTAGCATGGCTTTGATCAGTGTGCTTTTGCCCGCACCGTTAGGGCCAAAGACGCCCACCAGCTTGCCAGGGCGCAGGGTAAGGTTGATGTTGCGCAAGGCCTGCACGTCGCGGTAGTTGACGCTTAGGTGGTCGATGGTGATGTAAGGAGCAGGAGCCATGATGGTATCTCTAACGCAGGGGTGAGGAGCTGCAATCGCGAAAATGAAATGATTATGAAATGTATTGTATCTTGAAAATGAAATGATTATGAAAAGCAGCTTATGCAACGCGTGAATCTGTATCCACGGTATGGAAGAACAGCCGCTGCGGTATTGCTCCTAGGGCTGGGATTGATAAGCTGTGACTCTGCTCAACAGTCAGAACTTGCACCCGGTGAAGCCGACGATTCGCGTCCTGCCGTGGTAGCTACTAGCACCCTGATTGCCGACTGGGTAGCCGAAGTGGGTGGCGATCAAGTTGCCCTGACCAGCATTTTGCAGCCCGGGGCTGATCCCCACGTCTAT
The DNA window shown above is from Leptolyngbya subtilissima AS-A7 and carries:
- a CDS encoding metal ABC transporter permease, whose protein sequence is MAAMWASLAMSPDLALLNGLTEPLQYAFMQRSLAVAIMVGIICSVVGSYLMVQRLALLGDAISHSVLPGLAIAFLLGVNIFIGAFIAGVLSTVIIGWIHTRSPIKEDAAMGLVFSAFFALGITLITTIQKDNKIDLNHFLFGNILGVTAGEVRDTAIIAALVLLVVVLLYKELLFYSFDPLGAKASGLPTGLLHAGLMVLIALTVVASMKVVGVILVLSLLIAPGATAYLLVPRLHQVMLLGAGVGVFSSVSGMYLSYYLNLPSGPAIVMVVSTLFALAFLFSPRYGVLMGPKRWPFRVSR
- a CDS encoding metal ABC transporter ATP-binding protein, producing MAPAPYITIDHLSVNYRDVQALRNINLTLRPGKLVGVFGPNGAGKSTLIKAMLGLMPLVTGRVTYGEDTLAHQLERVAYVPQRSQIDWTFPATVWDVVMMGRVQKTGWFNRFSATSRQIAKEALERVGMAEFCDRSIGALSGGQQQRVFLARALAQEADIFCFDEPFVGVDQKTEDVIYKIFRELAAAGKIVLVVNHDLGESIMNFDQLILLNKELIATGPRDWVLTRDNMTRAYGGHVGFFGHVA